The Porites lutea chromosome 11, jaPorLute2.1, whole genome shotgun sequence genome includes a region encoding these proteins:
- the LOC140953186 gene encoding uncharacterized protein, with the protein MINWGKRSDGNAIVISTSVITDAYNEIATWRKNVFLVPYGKIGRNFIDQVTLHINDWNSGSDNQHISLKAAFVLLAVGLQKPSPKSKAKDHQDVLSKRLILWRQGEINKLLREGRIIQGRIGKLLASEPPDRSKVFAKLVLEGQINSALRFPSETTNGDVLSLTDEVMSQLKQKHPNPQSAKLGSLLFGPIDDQYPESVYTEINGEMVRQAALRTKGAGGPSGVDANGFRRILACKSFKQSSTRLCEAIATMTRTLCTQYIDPMTIEPLVANRLIPLDKGEGAVRPIGVGEVLRRICGKCVMSVVKKDVVDASGSLRLCVGQKSGSEAAIHAMHTIFESDDTDAVLLIDASNAFNALNRAAALHNIRILCPTIAIYAINTYRQPARLFVIGGKEIVSAEGTTQGDPLAMGLYALSIQPLITSLQAASSVKQCWFADDASGAGSIMEIRTWWDALSNLGPDFGYFPNDRKCWIIAKPAKEESVREAFKDTSINVTVQGQKHLGAAIGSREYLEEYVSEKVTNWINDIAKLAEFALSQPQACYAAYTFGLKHRWTYFLRTLPDIQDLLEPLEDAISHMLIPAITERKCNQLDRNILALPVRLGGLGLGNPSLEARREYASSVKVTKPLVEQIVSQSHQLPEDSLTKLAQQEVRSERSKELEHRAERIKEMAPRKTQRALDLATEKGSSAWLTVLPLQDLGFNLNKREFRDAVKLRYDWPVEDIPSTCACGEAFTVDHSMICKLGGFITQRHNELRDLEAEFLSMVCSDVEIEPVLQDISGEHLNRGSNKAQDARLDIHARGFWERHRSAFFDVRVCHPNAVSYRDLEPQQIYRIHENEKKRLYSERVLDIEHGTFTPLVFTTTGGMGKECLKYHSRLAQLIAIKKGEQYVKTISWIRTRTSFALLRSALVCLRRSRTRRVPLAEKGLREIDKLRPESRCRSSTPFDLPRASKLLKDPQGLAQRFLSLRKDSSSIQFPVLLLLSDVDARGSRGGGRSSSGSRGSRGGSSGTSRTSGGSRSTGRRITRTTPITPTTYRTPVIKAQTRSVSRTKLFTKFAAGYLITRYTLLNAPVYRDGFPVHGSYVSIPEDRAVRVSTERVRLLDYNGSLCLGLSGINRTLEEGIENRLLELETTVKYRDSPQKDETLFGVNNTVSLEDIKEKNFTVTTRARYNVTVLQDTNCTQVETQFSGTMVQLYEFNPNTGSILGLNFKLILTSFLMTTIFNSFNKA; encoded by the exons ATGATCAACTGGGGGAAACGAAGCGATGGTAATGCAATTGTTATATCGACGTCAGTCATAACAGATGCTTACAACGAGATCGCAACCTGGAGAAAAAACGTATTTCTTGTACCGTATGGGAAAATAGGAAGGaattttattgatcaagtgACTTTGCATATTAATGACTGGAATAGTGGTTCCGACAATCAGCACATATCCCTGAAAGCAGCTTTTGTGCTTCTCGCTGTAGGGCTCCAAAAGCCAAGCCCGAAGTCTAAGGCAAAAGATCATCAAGATGTCTTGTCTAAGCGCCTAATACTTTGGAGGCAAGGTGAAATTAATAAGTTATTACGCGAAGGTAGAATTATTCAAGGTCGTATCGGAAAACTCTTGGCGTCGGAACCGCCCGATAGATCTAAGGTTTTTGCTAAGCTTGTACTGGAAGGTCAAATCAACTCAGCGCTGCGTTTCCCGAGTGAAACAACTAATGGTGATGTTCTGTCTTTAACAGATGAGGTCATGTCGCagttaaaacagaaacatcCCAATCCACaatcagccaaattaggttcaCTGCTTTTCGGGCCAATTGATGACCAGTATCCGGAATCCGTGTATACAGAGATTAACGGAGAGATGGTCAGGCAAGCTGCCTTGAGAACAAAAGGAGCAGGAGGCCCGTCTGGGGTTGACGCGAATGGCTTCAGAAGAATCCTTGCTTGCAAGTCCTTTAAACAGTCATCGACAAGGCTGTGTGAGGCAATAGCCACAATGACGAGGACTCTGTGTACACAATACATTGATCCTATGACCATAGAGCCCCTGGTAGCTAACCGTCTGATTCCACTGGATAAAGGCGAAGGTGCTGTTAGACCAATAGGAGTCGGAGAAGTTTTAAGGAGAATTTGTGGAAAGTGTGTAATGAGTGTTGTTAAGAAGGATGTTGTCGATGCCAGCGGCTCACTCCGGCTGTGTGTTGGACAAAAGTCCGGGAGCGAGGCTGCAATACACGCTATGCATACTATATTTGAATCAGATGACACTGATGCCGTACTTCTCATCGACGCCTCTAATGCATTCAACGCACTCAACAGAGCAGCTGCACTGCACAACATCCGGATTCTGTGTCCTACAATAGCAATTTACGCTATTAATACCTACAGACAGCCAGCTCGGTTATTTGTCATTGGTGGGAAAGAGATCGTGTCagcagaaggaacaacacaGGGCGATCCGCTTGCTATGGGTCTATACGCTTTAAGCATCCAGCCTTTAATTACGAGTCTACAAGCAGCGTCCAGTGTGAAGCAATGTTGGTTTGCAGATGATGCTAGTGGAGCTGGCTCCATTATGGAAATTAGGACGTGGTGGGATGCTCTTAGCAACCTTGGTccggattttggttattttccgaacgacaggaaatgctggatcatcgcaaaaccagctaaggaagaaagtgtcagggaagctttcaaggacacgtccattaacgtaacagtacaagggcagaaacaccttggggcggcaataggatcaagggagtatttagaggaatatgtcagcgaaaaggtgaccaattggatcaatgacatagctaagttagccgaatttgctctatctcaaccacaagcgtgttacgcagcctacacctttggcttgaaacatcggtggacgtactttttaagaactttgccggacattcaagatctgttagagccattagaagatgcaatatctcatatgctaattcctgcgattactgagcgcaagtgtaatcagctggataggaatattctagcgctgccagttcgcctgggtggcctgggcctgggaaacccgtcccttgaagcaaggcgcgaatatgcttcgtctgtcaaagtaacaaagccccttgttgaacaaattgtatctcagtcacatcagttacctgaagattccctcacaaaactagcacaacaggaagtaagaagtgaaagatcaaaggaacttgaacacagggcagagcgtattaaggagatggcaccaagaaagactcagcgagcattagatctggcgacagaaaagggatcatcagcatggcttacagtgcttcccctccaggatttgggctttaacctgaataaaagggaattccgtgatgctgtgaaactacgctacgactggccagtggaagatatcccctccacatgtgcttgtggggaagcctttacggttgatcactctatgatttgcaaactaggaggttttattactcaacgccacaacgagctaagagacctcgaagctgaatttctgagtatggtgtgtagcgatgtcgagatcgaaccagtacttcaagacatctccggcgaacatttaaacagaggatctaacaaagctcaggatgcgaggttagatatccacgcgcgtggtttctgggagcgacatcgttcagcattcttcgatgtgagggtctgtcaccctaatgctgtatcatatagggacctagagccacaacaaatctatcgtatccatgagaacgagaaaaagcgtctctactcagagagagtcctggacatcgagcatggaacatttacacccttggtcttcaccacaactggcggaatgggaaaggagtgcttgaagtatcatagccgtttagcacagctgattgccatcaaaaaaggggagcagtatgtcaaaaccatctcatggatcagaaccagaacctcattcgcactcttgagatctgcgttggtttgtcttcgacgctctaggaccagaagagtgccat TGGCAGAGAAAGGACTCAGAGAAATCGATAAACTGAGGCCTGAAAGCCGCTGTCGATCAAGCACTCCGTTTGACTTGCCACGTGCCTCGAAACTCCTCAAGGATCCGCAAGGATTAGCTCAGCGGTTCCTATCTCTCCGGAAGGATTCAAGTTCAATTCAGTTCCCAG TCTTACTGCTGCTAAGTGACGTCGATGCCCGCGGAAGCCGCGGAGGAGGTCGATCATCAAGCGGCAGCCGAGGCAGTCGTGGAGGAAGCAGTGGGACAAGTAGAACAAGTGGAGGGAGCCGCTCAACTGGACGCAGAATCACCAGGACCACCCCGATCACGCCAACCACTTACCGTACTCCTGTTATCAAGGCCCAAACCCGAAGCGTTTCGCGCACCAAACTCTTCACCAAATTCGCGGCTGGCTATCTTATAACCAGATATACACTGCTTAACGCTCCAGTTTACCGAGATGGATTTCCAGTGCACGGAAGCTACGTTTCCATTCCAGAAGACCGAGCCGTAAGGGTGTCGACTGAAAGAGTGAGATTACTTGATTATAATGGAAGCTTGTGCCTGGGACTGTCGGGTATAAACCGAACTCTTGAAGAAGGAATCGAAAACCGCCTTTTAGAACTCGAAACTACAGTGAAATACAGGGATAGTCCACAAAAAGACGAGACACTTTTTGGCGTCAACAACACAGTTTCACTAGAGGACATCAAGGAAAAGAACTTCACAGTGACAACTCGGGCGCGATACAATGTTACTGTCTTACAAGACACAAACTGCACACAGGTGGAGACACAATTCAGTGGAACAATGGTTCAGTTATATGAATTTAACCCCAATACAGGGAGCATTCTTGGCTTAAATTTTAAGCTCATTTTGACTTCCTTCTTAATGACTACAATTTTCAACAGTTTTAATAAGGCGTGA